GTGGGGGAACCCATGTCGCCAATACGGCGGAAATTGGTCTGTTCAAAATCATTGCGGAAACAGGGATTGCTTCTGGTGTGCGTCGTATTGAAGCGGTGGCGGGACAGGCGGCATTGGATTACCTGACCGTGCGCGATCGTATTGTGCGGGAATTGGGCGATCGCTTTAAGGCAAAACCGGAGGAGTTACCCGATCGCATTGCTAGCTTGCAAAGTGAGTTGAAATCTGCTCAGAAACAACTGGAACAATTGAAGGCGGAACTGGCGATCGCTAAGTCCGATAGCCTAGTGACCCAGGCGGAAACCGTGGGCAGCTTCCATCTGCTGGTGACCCAATTGGACGGGGTAGATGCGGAGGCGTTGAAAACGGCAGCGGAACGGTTGCAACAGAAACTCGGTCCCCAAGCGGCGGTGGTGTTGGGGTCAGTCCTCGCCCCAGACAAGGTATCGCTGGTTGCCGCCTTTGGTCCGGAGGTGCAGGCCAAGGGGATGCAGGCGGGTAAATTTATTGGCGCGATCGCTAAACTCTGCGGGGGGGGCGGGGGCGGGCGTCCCAATTTGGCCCAAGCGGGAGGACGGGATGCCAGTCAATTGCCAGCGGCCTTGCGATCGGCCCAAGAAGAGTTACAAGCAGCACTGAGAGGCTAAATGCTAACTGCCTTAAGCATCTCTCCTCTGAGTTGTTATCGTCTTTACCTTAATCATAAAGTACAGTTTTACAGGGGTAGGATGGGTGCACCCCGTTGGTGAGGGTTGCCTTCTCCCCACTTGGGAGAAGGGGTTGGGGGATGAGGGCTGCCGGTCGGATCGAGTCCAAGCCTTATGGTCAATCCAAATAAGAACGATACAATTTTTGACTCCTCTCTCCCGGAACGGGAGAGGGGTGGGGGGTGAGGGTGCTGTTTCAGCCTAAATTGCAATGACTATAACTGTGTACTGAGTAAATTGGGTAAAGGCTGTAACTTTGCTGTGAGTCTTTAAGAGGCTGAGTCCAGCAAATCAACTGTGAACGATTGTCCCCCCACGGTGACACGATCGCCTGGCTTTAACTTACGCCCCCGCTGGGTGACCACTTCGCCGTTCACCCTGACCTCCCCAGCCTGGATCATGACCTTGGCCTGCCCCCCCGTGGCTGCCACCCCAACCCACTTAAGGAACTGGTCTAGTTTGATCGGTTTTGGGTTGCCCGGTTCCATGTAGGGATGCTCCCTGTCCACTTGCAAGAGATACACTTTGCCTGCTGGCAGTATACGGGAAAACCGCCCTAGGATGGATAAAGCAACAACCGTGGAATTAGGGAGCCGTCCAGTTTGGTAACAAGTCGTCCTTAGCCAATCTAGATCGATGCGTGAGCAAGCTGCTATACTAAGGAACGCGATGAATGGCGAGCGTAGCCAAGCGGTTAAGGCAGTGGATTGTGGATCCACCATGCGCGGGTTCGAATCCCGTCGTTCGCCCTAAAGATCATCTGTGGACTCTGAATGTTGAAGACGTCGAGACAGCGATCACCACTATGCCAGATTGAGCAATCGCTTCAAAATCTGAACAACCTGGTATAGCTGATTTTCCCGACGCAGGGAGAGGGTAAACTTATCTGACCAGTCATAACGGCGCTGCTGCGGGTCAAGCTTAATAAACAAGTAGTCTTCCCCGGTAGTAATTAGCCCAAATAGGGGCCGCTGCTCCGGGTTCGCCATCATGTAAGCCAGGGTTTGAGGTAGCGCCTGCATGACACTGAAGCCGTACCGCTTGGTTTCCAGGACAACCAGCCACACCTGTTCCCGAAGGATCAACACATCAATCAGTCCTTCCAAACGACGATCACCGTCTTCGATCTCGATTTTGATGTATTTCTCGCCCCGAATCCAATAGGGGGGATCATACAGTCCTAATAACTCCAATAGCGGTGCCACAATAATGAGGCTCACAGTACTTTCGGTAATGGCCCCCCCCGCCTGGTAATAGCGGTAGCGATCGCGGAGTCGATCCAGTAAGGCACACTCCGCTGCGGTTAGCGCTGGCAAGTCAGTCCGCCACTCTGGAAAAAAGTCTGGGTCATCCGTAGGACTGAGATGAAAAGCAGCATGAACCTCATGGAGGTTGGTAATGGCCTGGGTAACCCCGATCGTTGTCGTCATGGTCTAACGGCATAGTTTAACGGCATAGTTTGACTGAAGTTTGGGCAGGGTAGGCAGGTTGGAGGTGCGGCTGGATCGAGACTGGCTCAGTCTAGTTCGCTAAGCACTCACCCTGGTATTCGTTTGCTTCAATCATAACGGCTGTTGCCATCGGTAATCCCCGACCCCTCCAACAAATCCCCCAAGATGCTGCTACGATCGCCCTATCCCTACGCAAGTAATCTTGGGCAACACATATGGAGTCAACCGCGAAATCCCCCGATCAAATGGTGATTACGGAGGTTAATGCCACCCTCAAACGACTCTTGAAACACTGGGAAAATGTAAAGAAAGCGCAACAAAGCTGGGACTTTAAATCCTCGGATCAGGTGCTAACCGCGTTCACAGAAGACATCGAGCGCCTCGTCCAATCCTGGCCTGAATCGGAGCAAATTCTCCGTACCGCGATCGCCCAGGATCAAGCCTTTGTGTTGTCGGCTGACTATCCCAGCGC
This DNA window, taken from Trichothermofontia sichuanensis B231, encodes the following:
- a CDS encoding RNA-binding S4 domain-containing protein, whose protein sequence is MEPGNPKPIKLDQFLKWVGVAATGGQAKVMIQAGEVRVNGEVVTQRGRKLKPGDRVTVGGQSFTVDLLDSAS
- a CDS encoding type I restriction endonuclease subunit R, which gives rise to MTTTIGVTQAITNLHEVHAAFHLSPTDDPDFFPEWRTDLPALTAAECALLDRLRDRYRYYQAGGAITESTVSLIIVAPLLELLGLYDPPYWIRGEKYIKIEIEDGDRRLEGLIDVLILREQVWLVVLETKRYGFSVMQALPQTLAYMMANPEQRPLFGLITTGEDYLFIKLDPQQRRYDWSDKFTLSLRRENQLYQVVQILKRLLNLA